Proteins found in one Streptosporangiales bacterium genomic segment:
- a CDS encoding NTP transferase domain-containing protein produces the protein MAERSARTHTGPKPPARAGAPRRRESGVVQEAPDTAVLLATGAEFRTRSGARPKMLCRVGGVSLLERSLRVLRAVGIARVLVVVGRRGTEVAAAAAACDPNAEIVHDPSWTEGTAASVLAGVRAAATERCLVVMGDHVFDPADVRRLLTAPGRSAFAVSRDAGREIGGLAGRRPTRLRIGADGRIRALGHDLTDFDAVSAGLSVVQVADLLGAVDEDAPPSSWVALRQRLVAAGHEVIACDTGDFWAAVDSPEGIKRLERAMWRRYGPKPTDSLLNRVFTRRISGPFTRLLLRTGITPDTATYAAFVLTLAAAALVATGERWLLVVGGIGVILGCALDGVDGELARVSGRSSRRGAVLDTLLDRYADLAVVVGLVFGAGATVAALGWGLAAAAGCLLVSYVHAVGRDTDVRLLLRREFRLLIFAVAAVSGFPLWGLVAVAVPANVDVVRGVVLLLRATR, from the coding sequence ATGGCGGAAAGGTCGGCACGTACGCACACTGGTCCCAAGCCACCGGCGCGTGCCGGTGCGCCTCGACGACGAGAGTCCGGTGTCGTGCAGGAAGCACCCGACACGGCGGTGCTGCTGGCCACGGGCGCGGAGTTCCGCACCAGGTCAGGAGCCCGGCCGAAGATGCTCTGCCGGGTCGGTGGTGTCAGTCTGCTCGAGCGCTCGCTGCGGGTGCTCAGGGCCGTGGGGATCGCACGGGTGCTCGTCGTGGTCGGTCGGCGGGGCACCGAGGTGGCCGCCGCCGCGGCCGCGTGCGACCCGAACGCCGAGATCGTGCACGACCCGAGCTGGACCGAGGGTACGGCTGCGTCGGTGCTGGCCGGGGTGCGGGCCGCGGCGACCGAACGGTGCCTGGTGGTCATGGGCGACCACGTCTTCGACCCGGCCGACGTGCGGCGGTTGCTCACTGCGCCAGGGCGGTCGGCGTTCGCGGTCAGCAGGGACGCCGGCAGGGAGATCGGCGGGCTGGCCGGTAGGCGGCCCACCAGGCTGCGGATCGGTGCCGACGGCAGGATCCGCGCGCTCGGCCACGACCTGACCGACTTCGACGCGGTCAGCGCGGGCCTGAGCGTGGTGCAGGTCGCGGACCTGCTCGGCGCCGTCGACGAGGATGCGCCCCCGTCGTCCTGGGTGGCGCTCAGGCAGCGGTTGGTCGCCGCCGGGCACGAGGTGATCGCGTGCGACACCGGCGACTTCTGGGCCGCCGTGGACTCACCCGAGGGCATCAAGCGGCTGGAACGGGCGATGTGGCGCAGGTACGGTCCGAAGCCGACCGACAGCCTGCTGAACCGGGTCTTCACCCGGCGGATCTCCGGCCCGTTCACCCGGCTGCTGCTGCGTACCGGCATCACGCCGGACACCGCCACGTACGCCGCCTTCGTGCTGACGCTCGCGGCGGCCGCGTTGGTCGCGACGGGTGAGCGATGGTTGCTGGTCGTCGGTGGCATCGGGGTCATCCTGGGGTGCGCGCTCGACGGCGTGGACGGTGAGCTCGCCCGGGTCAGCGGCCGCTCGTCCCGACGGGGCGCGGTGCTCGACACGCTGCTCGACAGGTACGCCGACCTCGCCGTCGTCGTCGGCCTGGTGTTCGGCGCAGGTGCCACGGTGGCCGCGCTCGGTTGGGGGTTGGCCGCAGCGGCGGGCTGTCTGCTCGTGTCCTACGTGCACGCGGTCGGCAGGGACACCGACGTTCGGCTGCTGCTCCGGCGGGAGTTCCGGCTGCTCATCTTCGCGGTCGCGGCGGTGTCCGGCTTCCCGTTGTGGGGGCTGGTCGCGGTGGCCGTGCCGGCGAACGTCGACGTGGTGCGCGGCGTGGTGCTGCTCCTGCGCGCGACGCGCTGA